In Helicobacter anatolicus, a single genomic region encodes these proteins:
- the gatA gene encoding Asp-tRNA(Asn)/Glu-tRNA(Gln) amidotransferase subunit GatA yields the protein MITLKEALKLSESELTDIKKEILESAQKSELNAYVGDIQSSMPNKIPILIKDNINVKGWEITCASNILKNYIAPYNASVIEKMHNHSLCGFGRANMDEFAMGSTTENSIYGITKNPRNLSHVPGGSSGGSAAAVAGGIAIAALGSDTGGSIRQPAAYCGCVGLKPTYGSVSRYGLIAYSSSLDQIGPITQNVEDCAILFDIIKGHDPKDSTSANIIQEPCFSKLNPQRKLKIAILKDLVENASDTIKNAYFETIEILKKMGHTIVEKTMKHTEYHIATYYIICAAEASSNLARFDGVRYGNRCKNPQNLKDLYLQTRTQGFGEEVKNRILLGSFVLSSGYYDAYYLKAQKIREMIKEEYRAIFMDCDSIFIPVAPDVAPKFGSTSSPLEMYLSDIYTIGVNLAGLPALSLPVGIAQDNLPIGMQFIGKAFDEQSILDAAYGLEQELQLKF from the coding sequence ATGATTACCTTAAAAGAAGCACTAAAACTTAGCGAATCTGAACTTACAGATATTAAAAAAGAAATCTTAGAATCTGCTCAAAAAAGCGAACTAAATGCCTATGTTGGCGATATACAATCAAGCATGCCAAATAAAATCCCTATTCTAATTAAAGACAATATTAATGTCAAAGGATGGGAGATTACTTGTGCGAGCAATATCCTCAAAAATTATATTGCTCCCTATAACGCTAGCGTGATTGAAAAAATGCACAATCATTCTCTTTGTGGTTTTGGGCGTGCCAATATGGATGAATTTGCCATGGGAAGCACCACAGAAAACAGTATCTATGGAATTACAAAAAATCCAAGAAATCTTTCACATGTGCCTGGTGGAAGCTCTGGAGGAAGTGCAGCAGCTGTTGCAGGAGGTATTGCTATAGCAGCACTTGGAAGTGATACAGGAGGATCAATTAGACAGCCTGCGGCATATTGTGGATGCGTAGGTTTAAAGCCTACCTATGGAAGTGTAAGCCGATATGGTCTTATTGCTTATAGTTCAAGCCTTGATCAAATCGGACCTATCACCCAAAATGTTGAAGATTGTGCAATTTTATTTGATATTATCAAAGGGCATGATCCAAAAGATTCTACAAGTGCAAATATCATACAAGAACCTTGCTTTTCAAAACTCAATCCGCAAAGAAAATTAAAGATTGCTATTTTAAAAGATTTAGTAGAAAATGCAAGTGATACAATCAAAAATGCTTATTTTGAAACCATTGAAATATTAAAAAAAATGGGACATACTATCGTAGAAAAAACTATGAAACACACTGAATATCATATTGCTACATACTATATCATCTGTGCTGCAGAAGCAAGCTCTAATCTTGCAAGATTTGATGGCGTACGCTATGGAAATCGTTGTAAAAATCCACAAAATCTCAAAGACCTCTATCTACAAACAAGAACACAGGGTTTTGGTGAGGAAGTAAAAAACAGAATCTTGCTAGGAAGTTTTGTTTTAAGTAGCGGTTATTATGATGCTTATTATCTCAAAGCTCAAAAAATTAGAGAAATGATCAAAGAAGAGTATCGTGCGATTTTTATGGATTGTGATAGTATTTTTATCCCTGTCGCACCTGATGTAGCACCAAAATTTGGTAGCACATCTTCACCACTTGAAATGTATTTAAGTGATATTTATACAATCGGTGTTAATCTTGCAGGACTCCCTGCACTATCCCTTCCTGTAGGAATTGCACAAGATAATCTACCTATTGGAATGCAATTTATTGGTAAAGCATTTGATGAACAAAGTATTTTGGATGCTGCCTATGGTTTAGAGCAAGAATTACAATTAAAATTTTAA
- a CDS encoding ATP-binding protein, whose protein sequence is MQLLFDFLQDINPKNSKICSYLKCDAEEILILQFMLKEYLNDQKEFEVSLLLKEIFNKKDSKELFTYLPKIKNLLESGWIIGEQYPINSLTLLEILHSEIALSPSFFKLFEEENLDYHHENESLEITPYDDHFEFLKDQFFRISLLQKLSEERLDSTPCVKTKYHLKNIEDKITARLKITKTTIPAHQIITENHLTSKEEIIFFALLKEEYTSSNSNLHDMNVLINLISNDEYDKIKNRALFDEKSPLIEKNILDYDELLNVFGGISRTFYIHEDILQKIIHPKTKQKNKFSLHNLIKEQELFEILEPKLSLDEIILPEKTKNTLETILQQADPKVTKLLKTWGIKEKTSIQSKIIFYGASGTGKTLSALGIAKSLKKQVLSLDCSKVLSQYVGESEKNVRKIFDNYKEITKKSKNHPILLLDEADQFLSLRINSGSGAEKMHNQMQNIFLEQIEKFEGILIATTNLLETIDNAFSRRFDHKIEFKRPAEKERILLWEYYLPKNATFKEHSKQSLAQTLAKYNLSGGQISLIVKNTAYNVALKTKPIFEEKDFIESIQKELRSDFDKEKNLGFNAF, encoded by the coding sequence ATGCAACTTCTCTTTGATTTTTTACAAGATATAAACCCAAAAAATAGCAAAATATGCTCCTATCTTAAATGTGATGCTGAAGAAATTTTAATTTTGCAATTTATGCTAAAAGAATATCTTAACGATCAAAAAGAATTTGAAGTCTCCTTGCTTTTAAAAGAAATTTTTAACAAAAAAGATTCTAAAGAACTTTTTACTTATCTACCAAAAATTAAAAATCTCTTAGAATCAGGCTGGATTATTGGCGAACAATATCCAATAAACTCTCTCACACTTTTGGAGATTTTGCATTCAGAAATTGCTCTGTCACCAAGTTTTTTTAAATTATTTGAAGAAGAAAATCTTGATTATCATCATGAAAATGAATCTTTAGAAATCACACCTTATGATGATCATTTTGAATTTCTCAAAGACCAATTTTTTAGAATCTCCTTACTTCAAAAATTGAGTGAGGAACGTTTAGATTCCACTCCTTGTGTTAAAACAAAATATCATCTAAAAAATATCGAAGATAAAATCACAGCACGATTAAAAATCACCAAAACCACGATACCTGCACACCAAATCATTACAGAAAACCATCTCACATCAAAAGAAGAAATTATATTTTTTGCTCTACTCAAAGAAGAATATACAAGCAGCAATAGTAATTTGCACGATATGAATGTTCTTATTAATCTTATTAGTAACGATGAGTATGATAAAATCAAAAATCGTGCACTTTTTGATGAAAAAAGCCCTTTGATTGAAAAAAATATTTTGGATTATGATGAATTACTCAATGTTTTTGGTGGAATTTCAAGGACATTTTATATCCATGAAGATATTTTGCAAAAAATTATCCACCCCAAAACTAAACAAAAAAATAAATTTTCTTTACATAACCTTATCAAAGAACAAGAGCTTTTTGAGATTTTAGAACCAAAACTCTCTCTTGATGAGATTATACTTCCTGAAAAAACAAAAAACACACTAGAAACCATTCTTCAGCAAGCAGACCCTAAAGTAACTAAGCTTCTCAAAACTTGGGGAATAAAAGAAAAAACCTCCATTCAATCCAAAATTATTTTCTATGGTGCGTCAGGAACGGGTAAGACTCTTAGCGCATTAGGTATTGCTAAAAGTCTAAAAAAACAAGTTTTAAGTCTTGATTGCTCCAAAGTACTTTCTCAATATGTTGGAGAATCAGAAAAAAATGTTAGAAAAATTTTTGACAATTACAAAGAAATTACCAAAAAATCTAAAAATCACCCTATTTTATTACTAGATGAAGCGGATCAATTTTTAAGTCTTAGAATTAACAGCGGTAGTGGTGCAGAAAAAATGCATAACCAAATGCAAAATATTTTTTTAGAACAAATTGAAAAATTTGAAGGCATTTTGATTGCTACCACTAACTTACTCGAAACAATTGATAATGCATTTTCTAGAAGATTTGACCATAAAATTGAATTTAAAAGACCAGCAGAAAAAGAAAGAATCTTATTATGGGAATATTATCTCCCAAAAAATGCAACCTTTAAAGAACACTCAAAACAAAGCCTAGCTCAAACACTCGCAAAATACAATCTTAGCGGAGGACAAATCTCTCTTATTGTTAAAAACACAGCATACAATGTTGCACTCAAAACAAAGCCTATTTTTGAAGAAAAAGATTTTATAGAATCTATCCAAAAAGAATTACGATCAGATTTTGATAAAGAAAAAAACCTAGGTTTTAATGCATTTTAA
- the der gene encoding ribosome biogenesis GTPase Der, translating to MNKIAILGKPNVGKSSLFNRLARERIAITSDISGTTRDVNKKIISLNGNLLEILDTGGIDESTELFSTVKKISFETAKQADLILYVVDGKLAPSDEDRKLFYSLQRIQKNCFLVINKVDNDKDKQLAYNFDSFGVKDIFFISISHNRGITYLINSILYKLNLTPHHEDPEESLEEFLQKDKQEDNTILPQISIGIIGRVNVGKSSLLNALIGKERSVVSPMEGTTIDPVDESITYKDHNLYFVDTAGLRRRSKIKGIEKFALDRTSKVLEKSNIALLVLDVSVPFVELDEKISSLVDKYMLGVIIVLNKWDIRNAEYKNIIQELKYKFRFLEYAPIITVSALNKRHIKELKDKIIEVYKHFSYRIPTSLLNNTILEATKKHPLPSDHGKIVRIYYATQYDTNPPQISLIMNRPKALHFSYKRYLINYLRSHFNFEGSPIIITPKHKKSISQDDGIKS from the coding sequence AGAAAGAATCGCCATTACCTCCGATATTTCTGGAACAACACGCGATGTAAATAAAAAGATTATCTCTCTTAATGGAAATCTTCTAGAAATCCTTGATACTGGTGGAATCGATGAAAGTACTGAACTTTTTTCTACAGTCAAAAAGATCTCTTTTGAAACAGCAAAACAAGCAGATTTGATCTTATATGTAGTAGATGGAAAACTTGCTCCTAGCGACGAAGACAGAAAATTATTTTACAGCTTACAAAGAATCCAAAAAAATTGCTTTCTAGTTATCAATAAAGTAGATAACGACAAAGATAAACAACTTGCTTATAATTTTGATAGTTTTGGAGTAAAAGATATATTTTTTATCTCTATAAGCCATAATCGCGGAATTACTTATCTTATTAATTCAATTCTTTATAAACTTAACCTTACACCACATCATGAAGACCCAGAAGAGAGTCTAGAAGAGTTTTTGCAAAAAGATAAGCAAGAAGATAATACTATTTTACCGCAAATCTCTATTGGAATCATCGGACGAGTAAATGTTGGAAAAAGCTCTTTGCTTAATGCGCTTATTGGCAAAGAAAGAAGTGTAGTAAGTCCTATGGAGGGTACCACAATAGACCCTGTTGATGAAAGCATTACCTATAAGGATCATAATCTTTATTTTGTCGACACTGCAGGATTGCGTCGCAGAAGTAAAATCAAAGGAATTGAAAAATTTGCTCTAGATCGTACAAGTAAGGTTTTGGAAAAAAGTAATATCGCACTACTTGTGCTAGATGTTAGTGTGCCTTTTGTAGAACTTGATGAAAAAATCAGCTCACTTGTAGATAAATACATGTTAGGTGTAATTATTGTTTTAAATAAATGGGATATCAGAAATGCAGAATATAAAAATATTATTCAGGAATTAAAATATAAATTTAGATTCTTAGAATATGCACCAATAATCACAGTAAGCGCACTAAATAAAAGACACATCAAAGAACTAAAAGATAAAATTATCGAAGTTTATAAGCATTTTAGCTACCGCATTCCTACAAGCTTATTAAATAATACAATTTTGGAAGCGACAAAAAAACATCCTCTGCCAAGCGATCATGGAAAGATTGTCCGCATTTATTATGCAACACAATATGACACTAATCCCCCGCAAATCTCACTTATCATGAATCGCCCCAAAGCATTGCATTTTAGCTACAAACGCTATTTAATCAACTATTTACGCTCTCATTTTAATTTTGAAGGCTCCCCTATCATTATCACGCCAAAACATAAAAAATCTATCTCTCAAGATGATGGAATCAAGAGTTGA